The following proteins are encoded in a genomic region of Triticum dicoccoides isolate Atlit2015 ecotype Zavitan chromosome 1B, WEW_v2.0, whole genome shotgun sequence:
- the LOC119350232 gene encoding uncharacterized protein LOC119350232, translating into MRSLYGDEMELSWINRHQWQSDAFPQILEKHDVLVKVEGFTKSKEFTVDEFPVLVRVTAAPWRHASEIPRHGLDVVVLLDISRNMQAEMLESLKQAMMIVIDKLSPDDRLSIVLLLQAHKRCLMELTYMSDDHGRDTARFKISQLKASNGTCTSHVAGAALQEGAKILRGRGTEESRDRLGCMMFLSHGEYPEIFLHTFGLGADHNPKVMKYIADMTSGTYSFVDQDINNIKDALALFITGLTSIYATSITTTLRTQYRTSISSIESGGYIHNVKYDINPYKNMSGTIKIGHIYAGEQKEFIVNLTVEDFETRIMTIGGQYQSFNRIFLLREMHVRVEQPRLTHMPNYQGIHPDVAAELARIKLRNGVLDMLEKQHLSDQGLEELWTMIKYSREGRGAPKKTLSVLSMDRHEMKRAVTGMPYTLSWLSCHKWQRATTKGAANNSCAFRTVAQHADEDTNLVETFTRSKAIPSEDPCNKFPVLVRAAVAPWLRAGEMSRVSIDIVAVLDVSGRMQGEKLDHMKQAMMIVMDKLGADDRLSIVSFNTYENRLMKLTYMSDHDRDVARLKINELVAGGHNDIGAALREGSQCSSRAGCMMLLSDGEHPEIFQTELDSEFPVHTFGLGSDHNPKVMKYIAEMTSGTYSFVNQSIEIKDALMLFITGLTSVAAISINITLRTNEGITISSIESGSYTHQVKSDNQSGMIEVDSIYAGERKDFIVYLRVAEGKKDLMNIGGRYMSHNTVKHLANTTVYVLRPHLECAPGDLAIHCDVAAELMRIQLEKGISAMQEQGPSGAVLQQLWDEIMDSDVPKETLSALSMDVSEMKRGIEHPEEYRKSGLPYTLSWLSSHNWKRATIKGTP; encoded by the exons ATGAGAAGCCTATATGGGGATGAAATGGAACTGTCATGGATAAATCGCCACCAGTGGCAGTCCGACGCTTTCCCACAAATCCTAGAGAAACATGATGTACTG GTGAAGGTAGAAGGATTCACAAAAAGCAAGGAATTCACTGTCGACGAGTTCCCTGTCCTGGTGCGGGTTACCGCTGCACCATGGCGTCATGCCAGTGAGATACCACGACATGGCCTGGATGTGGTCGTCTTGCTCGACATCAGCAGAAACATGCAGGCGGAGATGCTGGAGAGCCTGAAGCAGGCCATGATGATCGTGATCGACAAACTCAGCCCAGATGACCGGCTTTCCATCGTGTTACTATTGCAGGCCCACAAGCGCTGCCTTATGGAGCTCACTTATATGTCTGACGACCATGGTCGTGATACTGCCAGATTCAAGATAAGTCAGCTGAAAGCTTCAAATGGAACATGCACCAGCCATGTTGCTGGCGCCGCTCTACAAGAGGGAGCTAAG ATTCTCAGGGGGCGCGGAACAGAGGAGAGCCGTGATCGCCTAGGCTGCATGATGTTCCTGTCACATGGCGAGTACCCAGAGATCTTCCTGCACACCTTCGGTTTGGGTGCGGACCACAACCCCAAGGTAATGAAGTACATTGCAGACATGACCTCTGGCACCTACTCTTTCGTCGACCAGGACATCAACAACATCAAGGACGCCCTGGCGTTGTTCATCACCGGTCTCACGTCAATTTACGCAACGTCCATTACGACCACCCTAAGAACTCAGTATCGCACATCAATATCATCCATTGAGTCTGGCGGATACATACACAACGTGAAATACGACATAAATCCTTACAAGAATATGTCTGGCACCATCAAGATCGGCCACATCTATGCTGGTGAGCAAAAGGAGTTCATCGTCAACCTGACAGTAGAGGATTTTGAGACGAGGATCATGACCATTGGCGGACAGTACCAGAGCTTCAATAGGATATTTCTTCTGCGTGAAATGCACGTGCGCGTAGAACAACCCCGGTTGACTCACATGCCAAACTATCAGGGAATCCACCCTGATGTAGCAGCAGAGCTTGCACGGATCAAACTACGGAATGGTGTTTTGGACATGCTGGAGAAGCAGCACTTGAGCGATCAGGGGTTGGAAGAGTTATGGACAATGATCAAGTACTCTCGCGAGGGCCGTGGAGCACCAAAGAAAACCTTGTCTGTCCTCAGCATGGACCGACATGAAATGAAGAGAGCCGTTACAGGGATGCCTTACACGCTGTCGTGGCTATCATGCCACAAGTGGCAGCGTGCCACCACCAAGGGCGCAGCCAATAACTCCTGTGCTTTCCGAACAGTAGCGCAGCATGCAGATGAAGATACAAATTTG GTAGAAACTTTCACAAGAAGCAAGGCGATTCCAAGTGAGGACCCATGCAACAAGTTTCCTGTCCTGGTAAGAGCTGCGGTAGCGCCATGGTTGCGTGCAGGGGAGATGTCACGCGTGAGCATCGACATTGTGGCCGTGCTCGATGTCAGTGGAAGAATGCAGGGGGAGAAGCTGGATCATATGAAGCAAGCCATGATGATTGTCATGGACAAGCTTGGTGCAGATGACCGACTCTCCATCGTGTCATTCAACACCTATGAGAATCGCCTCATGAAGCTCACTTACATGTCTGACCATGACCGGGAtgttgccaggctcaagatcaacgaGCTGGTTGCTGGCGGTCACAATGACATTGGAGCAGCTCTGCGAGAGGGATCCCAG TGCAGCAGCCGTGCAGGCTGCATGATGCTCCTGTCGGATGGCGAGCACCCAGAGATATTCCAAACGGAGCTCGACTCGGAGTTCCCAGTGCACACCTTCGGCTTAGGCTCTGaccacaaccccaaagtcatgaagTATATCGCCGAAATGACTTCCGGCACCTACTCCTTCGTCAACCAGAGCATTGAGATCAAGGATGCCCTCATGCTATTCATCACAGGCCTCACATCGGTTGCCGCGATATCCATCAATATTACCCTGAGGACCAATGAAGGCATCACCATATCATCAATCGAGTCTGGCAGCTACACCCACCAAGTAAAATCCGATAATCAATCAGGCATGATAGAGGTTGACAGCATCTACGCTGGCGAGCGAAAGGACTTCATTGTGTACCTAAGAGTCGCGGAGGGCAAGAAGGATCTCATGAACATTGGCGGCCGGTACATGAGCCACAACACAGTAAAGCACCTGGCTAACACAACTGTCTACGTGCTGCGCCCACACCTGGAATGTGCACCAGGTGACCTGGCCATCCACTGTGACGTGGCAGCGGAGCTCATGCGGATCCAGCTGGAGAAGGGCATCTCAGCCATGCAGGAGCAGGGCCCGAGTGGCGCTGTGCTGCAACAGCTATGGGATGAGATCATGGACTCCGACGTGCCAAAGGAAACCTTGTCAGCTCTGAGCATGGACGTCAGTGAAATGAAGAGAGGCATTGAACACCCCGAGGAGTACAGGAAATCAGGGCTGCCTTACACGCTGTCATGGCTGAGTAGCCACAACTGGAAGCGAGCAACCATCAAGGGCACACCCTGA